TCCCGAGTTTTTTTAGATCATCTGCATTTCCAATTCCAGACAACATAAGCAGCTGGGGAGAATTTATGGCACCTCCACTTAAAATAACTTCCTTATTGGCAAAAACCTAAAAGGAAGTGAGCACAAAAGCCCTAAGATTATTAAGCCTGAGCTGAATGCAAGCAGCATCAGGGACTGCTCTTTGGATATTCTGCTCTGGAATAGATTAGACACCCTTCCctcacatttttctcatttaaatgtATTCCTGTCTTGTCAGAATTTTCCACAGAGAGACGTAATCAAATTTTTACTTTGATCATTCCTGTATTTATTCCCATCTTTACAATCCATTCAAACTGTATGGCACAGAAACATtcagcccagctcctgtcccactTGTCAGGGAAAAAGTACCTGTGGCACCCGGATCAGGCAGCTAAGCTTCTCTGCCATTTTCAGTAACTCTTtataaattaaaactgaaactCCTAAGGAAGATTTGAAATTCATAGACATGGTCAAAGCTCAAAAATTCtcaagagttttttttttttttttttttttttaaatcaaccAAGTTTGATTTCATGGTAGTCCTCAAAAGCCCCTCCATTCACTAAAGCACTACTGATAAAATTGACTGCAGGCATAGAttgaattttgttttgctgaCAGTCTTCTCATCAAATGGTTTGGCCTGAGCCCTGAGCTGGTCATGATACAGGCTGCTGAGTTATTCCTCTGCCTTTGACTTGGAGTTTTAACAGACTAGCATGGAATGCATACTAATTTGTAAACCTGTCCTTTTTGAATGACACCTCAGCTGTACAGAATGACGGCAAATGAGATTGTTGCTACAGTAACATCCAAgtgcaataataataataataataataataataaaaataataaaaagcattttcccACTATTTATCCCATATGGCCAACAGATGGCCAGTGCTGttatcttttatttattattgttttgCTCTGGGCAATCTTTAGTGTGTTAAGACTAATAAACACCTTGTCAGAGTCTGTTGAATCAGTACCTAGAGCTGTATTTTGCATGTTATACAAACTTATTTAACTTATTTACATTTTCTATGGTACACACAGAACTGGTACCGGtttgctcagagcagcattcaAACGATGCTTGCTCAGTCTAAACCCACTGCAAAGTCAGCACTGTAGTTATTCCTAGCCCACACAAAGTTTTTCAAAATGTCACAGCTAACATGCTAAGAGGAAAAAGTGACTTTGATACACTTTTTTTGGGTTAGTCTAGAAtacattaaaacattttcatccTTTATATGAAATATAAAGTATAAATATACTTTTCTGCTTGATTCTGAACTTAAAAATCTCCAGTCTACCTTTCCTACTTTTGTCAGAGAGCTTACTGGAGTCCTGGGAGATCTCCAGGacttttgaataatttttgaaTCAGGTTTGGTAATCTTTTTGCTATGCTGTTGACTGACGTAAAAGAGATTCTATCTAAAATagactgtaaaaaaaaacaacacttcaGTCTCATCAATTGCTTCACTTTGATGTTTATAATGCAATAAAATTATTAGTTCTTCCATCCTGACAGGTATAAAATTTTCAAGAAAGTAAAAGCAGACTAATTCTGTAGTTTTGATGATGGGGTGGGGGGAGTgggggagagagaaggaagggaaataCTTTGAAGGTGTATTTTGTACAATACatgatataaatatatattattcaCTATGTAGAATTCATACATATATTAGTATGCATGAAAATTCATAGCAATTGAAGAATTTCACAATTAAATGGTCCAGAGTTAGGAAAATCTTTGATCATGTGTAATTGGGTTTCCAAGACTTTCTTCAACAAAATTGATCTTGATAATGGCACAAGAACAGCAATTAGAGGTActgttttcacagaaatttAATAGCTTATGAAATCAGTTACAGTTTCTGCAACTTCTATTTCATATTGGTAAAATGATTATAATTTGCAATCCAGTTAGAAAGCAGCAGATTTGatctgtgctttaaaaaatcaaagaacAGCTTATTTATACTGGCAGGTGCTCAGTCACAGAACTTGTCTGCTGCTTTATAAGGCTTACTGAACTCAAATCACCAATACTTAGCTCTCTCTAGGATATTATTATTAcactttttaattgttttataataatttgTGACTAAATATTTTAGGTTATTAGCATGCAAACCCCTTTTAGGCAATATCCTAGTTGCAGACCAGTCCATAATCAGCTGTTAAGGGAAGTGAGGATGGTTTAGGTCTTACAGAAGTCAATGGATTGAAAGAGGCATAAAATAAACCACAGAATTTTGTAATGACAATTCAAGCTTCCTTCTACACAATCACATTTTCAGTGGAAGTTGAACTGAAACTCAGAAATATTCATTCCACAGCCAACCATAAGGCAAGATTTATCATCTATCCCTTGAGCCATTCAGATTTCAGTATCTGGCTTTAAGAAATTTTCCTCTGCCAGAattgtttttcagaaacatcccccTTGCAGCACTCTGGTGAATGTGCTGGGACAGGGCACGGTTGCACCACAGGCTCCAGTCAGACATCTTACACAACACTCTGTGTAACATCAAGTTATGGCCTGTCCCCTCAGCActgggagatggaaatgggatGATGAAGTTAATCTCTAAATCAGTACCACTGGAATATCATCCACTGTAAAATAACTGACAAGGAATCatatactgaaataaaaaaatataacctctaaaaaaaccaacattttgCACAGTAAAGTTCCATTTTTAatagactttttaaaaattacatagtTTAGCTTTGATTCATACCTTTCATactagaaattaaaaatctctTACCTTTTTCCTTTGCCCATTTTTCACATACTCAACACCAATGCATTTTGTTCCTTGGAACAAGATTTTTGTTACAAGTGTCTTCTCTGCAACTGAGAAATTTGGGCGTGATATGGCTGGGCGAAGATAAGCACTAGCTGTGCTCCATCTTTGACCTACAATGTATATTTACATTAAACATCAAAATAGTCATGCTCAGGATGCTTCAGATTTTGGCCAATAACCACCAGGATTTCCACAAAGGGAAAGTCTTCACAGAGTTTATAGAGTtcaaagaaaatgtgatttgaTTTAGCAATTAaagatattattttaacatagcAAACTTCAGAATGGCAGAATTTAACTGAGAATCAGGACTTTCCTACCACTGCAACTTGCAATGAAACACACGGGACACCGACAGCAAACTGCTGAGTGGGGTGTAGGTACAGGGTGCCATAGCTGGCTACTAACCTAAACACTCAAATGGCATTCGGTGCAGATTACACCGAATTTCAGTATATTCACAGTATTTCAAAATCATTTCTGGGTCAGAAATAGAAATTACTTGAGGACCGCTTTATGTTTTACCTCGGTGTATGGTCATGTCCATCCAGCCAAAGCCTTCCTGCTGGTATCCATTCATGTCATCTGTGAAGGGGTACCCGGCCTGCTGGGCTGCCTCCAGGAACGCCCGATGGAGAGGATGGTTTGTTTTCCCTCTGGACACGTGTAGGGGCCCGTTCCCCCCTCTGTACCGATCCGGCCCCAGTTCGTGCGTCTGTGCCTTCTTGAAATAGGGCAGGCAGTGCTCGTAGTCCCAGCCCGGagccccctccctgctccagcggTTGTAATCCTCGGCGTGCCCGCGGATGTAAACCATGGCATTGAGGGAGGAGGAGCCGCCCCACACCCTGCCCCGGGGCCAGTACATCACCCGGTTATCCATGTGCCGCTGGGCTCTCGTCTGGTAGTACCAGTTGTATTTCTCATCGCACAGGTTGTAGGTTAGCGCAGCCGGCATGTGGATCTTCCACATCAGCCTTGTACTGCCGAGCAGGGTGTCTTTAGGGCCTGCTTCCAAAAGCAGCACGGAACTCTGCGGGTCCTCTGTCAGCCTGTTGGCCAATACACAGCCCGCTGAGCCGGCTCCTACAATGATGTAGCTGTAAGAGTTTGCCTTCTCAGAGCTCAGCTGAGATGATGCACGTGAAATTTTGAATTGTTGTTCACTGATGCCTAAAGTGTTCTTTAATGTGTGTGCTTTAAACAGGTTTCCTGCTATTTTGCACATCACAGGACTGTGACCTTTAAATCCTTTCATTAAATATGACATCTTTAGTGACAGTCACTCTTGCAGAATTTCTGTCAAAAATCCAGTGGTTTACcctagaaaaaaacccaaagataCCAATTAAGATGTAAGCATTGCTACCTCTAAAATGTCAGTCATTTTTAGGTGACAATGGTGTACTTTACCCATTTTCACTATCCATAAAGTTAATAACAATGTCGGTAAACCAGTAACCATTTACtgtctttttattcttttaatgaGGTCTATGCAGTAGTCAAATATGATATCCTGTATTATATGTAGACTGATTTTGATTTGCTTCTGGATCCTGGGGTAGATGAACATTTTCAAGTATTTTCCAAACCCATAAGAGGAGGAAACTTTTGCATTACTTGTAGTCTCTCTTTATCCATCTCTAATAGGCAAGAATTTAAGAACAATAACTATTTCAAAAACTTCTCTGTGAAATCACACAAGGCAATTCACAATGGAAATGATGAGTATTCTCACTGCACATTCTGCCAGAGAGTGTCTCCACAAAACAAAGATGTAACAAACTCATTTCCAACTACCCTTGCAGGTGTGTCTCCTAACACAGGGAAAAGCAAAATCTGTTCATCTATGCCTTTCTACTAAACTTCCAAAAGTACAGGTACAATCTAACACCACCAGATCCTTAGGCTGAGTAGGAATGGCAAGTTTTTTACTTTCAGAGAAGCTTGTGAGCCTTGGAAGTACCACAGGTTTATGTCTGTGTTGCACTGGTTTGGGCACAGGCACTCGGTGACAGGTTTTCTCTGTGTCACAGGCCTGCTGTCCAGCTTGAAGggcttctcctgctctctcccccTGAAACCATTCCTTTTGGTCTACACAATTAGTGAAATGGGGCATCCTTGGGCAGTAAATAATACTGCTTCCTGGCCAATGTCTAAGCTGTTGTCAGGTACTCTAGAGACAGCAACTTATCCAGGGTCTATTCCATTTATCTCTTCCAGCACTGTCCAGCTGAAGAGATAAGCAAGCGTTCTCCTGAAATATGTTGAATCCTCTGTAACAAAATTAGGTGTAAATTGCCACTAAATGTTAAAAATTTCCATGTACAATTACAATTTTATACACAATCTCATTTTCAAAAGTATGTTCCTTTACTCTTGGGGAACTGATGGAAAGGAGCATAACTCTCTGACCTTTCTTAGAAAGACTTTAAATAAACTTGTTTGGGGCTGTATGAACCCGAAAACTTCTCAATGTACAACCAGCCATGGAGAACAATTTgttctgtaaaaaaaacaaagatgttGAGCCTAAAGTTCGCCCAGCTGATTCTCCTTACATGGACAACAATTCAAAATTGTTCCCAGCTGAAGATGGGGACAGTGtcaaggttttttttgttgttgtttttttgtggtttttttttttttttttccttcaggtgAAGTCTATTAAAGGATTCTTTCTTGAAGAAAAAGGTTTATCAGCTTCTTGTGATACAGCAGAGGATGCAAAGGTCAGGAGGTTTTTACTTGTTTTGGTGGTGAAGAGGGTTATGGTTTTGCAATACCTGTGTTTAACCTGCAGAACTGGTGGGCCACAGGACTTTATTGGTACAGGAGCAGCAGATTGGTGAAGGGGTTGGTAGAATATGGGCCTAGGCCCTGATAATCTGGGAAAGATACTCTGTCTCAGTAGGGAACTATAATTTTATAGTCAACTCTTCTAAATGTTTAGTGGCTGTGTCAAAAGGAAAAAGGTAGAAGTTGGGAGGTTTATGTGCTGTGGTCCTACAGGGGTGGGACTTACTACCTACAAAAAACATCTTTTGGACCTTACTGGATGTCTTTTTCTGGGTCCCCCCTATGTCATGACCTCTTTATGAACATCTAGTAAAATGTTCCTCAGTAATCAGtaagcagagctgcagaaacgCATATGACAGCAACATAAAATACACTCCCAAAATTTACAATGTATTGCAGTAGAGCTTCAAAATCTGGAGcttgttttaaaaaagcttGTATTTATGAAGCTGCTATTCAGCAGGGCCTGTGGCTGAGTACAAGACTCAGGAAAGCAGGAGCATCTTGGCAGGAAAACTGTTGCTACAGTATAATAATACAGCAAATCATACAGTGGTTAGCCAGAGGTGCGCAGTGGAATTCTGAAACCAGGTGTTGGGGCTCTTTGTGTCATTGTAACACATTTCTGAATACTGTATCAGGCTGATGTAATCCATGGGTACCTACAACTGCAACTCTGTCTGGGGTCATATGTGAAAACAGACTTCTTTAAGGAACTCAAGACAGGTCACTCTCAGTCTGGGATAGAAGGCTGAACTGCCAACCAAGAAAGCTAAACCTAATGTTCCTTTTAAGTAACTTAACTAGTACATTTTAAATCTTCTCCACCATATATTTTTCAGCTATATAGTTAGAGGTTATTTCAtggttttcttctcattttgtttttttttttttttaattccaatgGAACAGGACTGGCAGAATAACACCTGAGGGAATTTTTATCTTGCAAAGAGAGCTGGGAGTGGGGTCAGTCAGCAGTGTCCTGGCTGTAACAGTCAAGTGGCTTTGGCAGTCAGTGTGTAGATGATTCACAAACCTTGGTGCTTTTGAGTTCTGAAGTGCAGAGGTCAAAAATCAAGTCACTCTGATTTAATATAAATCTAGCACACATTTTGACTGAATGGATTAAAACACTAATTTCAATAGACTAAAATGCTAGTTTCAATGCACAATTCTTTTTGCCATATTGATTCACATCCACTCTCCTCTTTGAGTGGTCCCTCTACATGAGCACTATCCTACCCCATTTCTTCTAAACTGATCTTGAAACAAAAAGGAGCTGGTCACTGTGCCTGAAACACTTACTCTGTTCTGTTTACAGAGGAGAAACAAGAATATCCTCTTTGGCAGATGTAAAACATGACCCTCTCCCAGGGATGTCCACAACATAGACACAATGCAGAGGAACAATGGGGCTTTGTCAGGACATTAACCCTTCATGTTACCA
The genomic region above belongs to Poecile atricapillus isolate bPoeAtr1 chromosome 9, bPoeAtr1.hap1, whole genome shotgun sequence and contains:
- the CHDH gene encoding choline dehydrogenase, mitochondrial — translated: MSYLMKGFKGHSPVMCKIAGNLFKAHTLKNTLGISEQQFKISRASSQLSSEKANSYSYIIVGAGSAGCVLANRLTEDPQSSVLLLEAGPKDTLLGSTRLMWKIHMPAALTYNLCDEKYNWYYQTRAQRHMDNRVMYWPRGRVWGGSSSLNAMVYIRGHAEDYNRWSREGAPGWDYEHCLPYFKKAQTHELGPDRYRGGNGPLHVSRGKTNHPLHRAFLEAAQQAGYPFTDDMNGYQQEGFGWMDMTIHRGQRWSTASAYLRPAISRPNFSVAEKTLVTKILFQGTKCIGVEYVKNGQRKKVFANKEVILSGGAINSPQLLMLSGIGNADDLKKLGIPVVCHLPGVGQNLQDHLEVYVQQKCTKPITLYSAQKPLNMVRIGLEWLWKFTGEGATAHLESGGFIRSEAGVPHPDIQFHFLPSQVIDHGRVASTMEAYQVHVGPMRSTSVGWLKLKSSDPKEHPIIEPNYLSTERDIWEFRQCVKLTREIFAQKAFEKFRGPELQPGSHVQSDKEIDAFIRQKADSAYHPSCTCKMGQPSDSTAVVDPQTKVIGVENLRVVDASIMPSVVTGNLNAPTIMIAEKAADIIKGLPSLEEKNVPVYKPKTLETQR